A window of Narcine bancroftii isolate sNarBan1 chromosome 6, sNarBan1.hap1, whole genome shotgun sequence genomic DNA:
TTTCTCTCTGATTCCAGTATTGGTTGAGAAgaggaagaggatgaaggtgatcatctccttcctttgGATTGGGACTCTCTTGGAACCAGGAGAACCTTCCCGGCCCTATATTCACCCATTTTCACTGTTTAGCTGCAATCAATCTATGTCCCGCATGGAAGTGGATCAGGAAGAGAGCTTCCTGCCTAGCCTGATTGAAGTTAATGAGATGCAAGCCAATGCCTCAGGGAAGTTGTGGtggaaggagagggaaaaggaacaaGTGCAGCCCAATCCCAGTAAATGGAAAACCTTATCCAGAGTCCAAACCAGTCTTGGCACTGCCTGGTTTCCCCTCTGGACCTCGCGTGAGGACTCAGGGGTCAAGATGTTCATCCCCATGTACCTCCACATGATCCTGGCTGCCCTCTACCTGGGCACAACTGGGTCAACTGCCAACAAGTTCCAAAACATTTTGGGCTTCAAGGATGACGGATGTGGAGGGAGCAGCGGCAGCAGTCAACGTACTCAGGACATGCATCAGCTCCGGCTGCTTCTCCGAGATGTCCTTGCCCACCAGCAGGGCTCCTTGTCTACTGGCACCtggatgatcttccagcaggGACTGCGGCTCCACCAGACATTTCACCAGGACCTCCAGCGCTTTTATCCCGAGATACAGCTAGGAGCCGTCAACTTCAGCCAACCCCAAAGAGCTGAAGGTTTAATCAATGACCTCCTTCAAAGAGTgactgcaggctgtctggacaACTTGGTGACTGGCCTCAGCCCTCACACCAATCTGCTAGTAGCCAGTTTTGTTCACTTTAAAGGTTAGGCTCCGTGAAATGAGAAGCTTGTCAGAAGATACCCAACATTTCTAACAAGGACCTGGCCACTGGGAGGAAGTCAGAGAAAACTCCACTGTTTTGTTGGTAGATCTGAAGATGCAGGGGTCTAGTGCAgagcacagaagtgctggaaaaactcaacaggtcatgcagtattCATGGAAGGCAAAAGGCAACTCgaagaagggcttgggcccaagatgttgactgcctttgacctgctgagtgtctccgaCACTTTTGTGTCTTCCACTGTTTTGTCCAGTTGATTTCATTCCTTGAGTTGAGTTATAAGATTCACCAGACAGCACAGTTGGAAGGTCTTGACCGTGAAGATTAAGGGATAATCCATTTGATGGTAAAGAGTTTCCTGGGCCCAGTGACAAAAACAGTCGCAAAATGTGCCCAGAAAAGGTTTGCAGGAGCCATTTTTGTCCAGTTTCTCCTCAAACTGATTGTAAAAATTACAAGAACCAACAAGTTACGCAGCTCTTTTTGCTGTTATTgactaaattgattttttttacactaaATTTAGCATTTTAATTGGAGAGTTCAATTCACGAACTTTCTGCAACCCTATTTAAAGCAAATGGAAATAATGAACTGGGCAGAACTATTACTGgatattagattttttttaaaaggtgctTGTTATTGTCCCTGCATCTGTGGAAAACCttatttataatcaataataGATAATACATACAAAATACAATGTAATACATATTTTAGCCCATaaaatccccctcccccatccctatCCCTACCACCCCATCCAACCCCCACTAACctatccccccccaaaaaaagaagaGGAAAGGAAAGATGGAGGAGAATAATTGAAGCAATCCATTCAGATATGTGTCGTGGTTTGGGACCACACCACCCATGTAtgggaaaatattttaacaattagTACGCATCTAATCCATGTACTAATCCATgtacgggctccaaactttaacaaaaaaaagataattattttgtaaattaaatgTTTTCTTCTCTAAAGGAAAACATGACCTCATCTCCATATGCCATCGTTGATTATTCAATTTAATCTCATTCTTCTGTGTAACTGCAAGACATTTCTAGCTACTGCTAAGGCCAACCTCAAAAAGgcaatttgaaatgtatctaATTTTAACTCTAAACAGAATGATTTAATATTGcccaataaaaatatcataaGATCAagtggaattttaaatttaaatataacttcCAAAAATTCTTTAATTCCAAAAGGGTTTAACCGTCTCACATAACTAAACCGAATGTAAGAAGGTtcctacttccttatgacatctaaagcat
This region includes:
- the agt gene encoding angiotensinogen isoform X1 encodes the protein MIHERAPHLIKFKLYIFDVRPDFFPNLVLVEKRKRMKVIISFLWIGTLLEPGEPSRPYIHPFSLFSCNQSMSRMEVDQEESFLPSLIEVNEMQANASGKLWWKEREKEQVQPNPSKWKTLSRVQTSLGTAWFPLWTSREDSGVKMFIPMYLHMILAALYLGTTGSTANKFQNILGFKDDGCGGSSGSSQRTQDMHQLRLLLRDVLAHQQGSLSTGTWMIFQQGLRLHQTFHQDLQRFYPEIQLGAVNFSQPQRAEGLINDLLQRVTAGCLDNLVTGLSPHTNLLVASFVHFKGKWKTRSQCHGTELLDFYNDAGDKARVPMTIWCGWLQYKTNPEYTVVKLPLSERTYMMVIQPVQPAMMGNVEKAWPDVRIFQTGFVRLVMPRFAWEGTYNAKEMFRQIPDMLGGQANFSKLSSVQHLVPEQVLQSIIFEITEEEIEPITTEDLAVSNITATEIRIDKPFLFRVYDETLDILLLLGRVKKLPLKSELKKSNNVQCSQ
- the agt gene encoding angiotensinogen isoform X2, coding for MKVIISFLWIGTLLEPGEPSRPYIHPFSLFSCNQSMSRMEVDQEESFLPSLIEVNEMQANASGKLWWKEREKEQVQPNPSKWKTLSRVQTSLGTAWFPLWTSREDSGVKMFIPMYLHMILAALYLGTTGSTANKFQNILGFKDDGCGGSSGSSQRTQDMHQLRLLLRDVLAHQQGSLSTGTWMIFQQGLRLHQTFHQDLQRFYPEIQLGAVNFSQPQRAEGLINDLLQRVTAGCLDNLVTGLSPHTNLLVASFVHFKGKWKTRSQCHGTELLDFYNDAGDKARVPMTIWCGWLQYKTNPEYTVVKLPLSERTYMMVIQPVQPAMMGNVEKAWPDVRIFQTGFVRLVMPRFAWEGTYNAKEMFRQIPDMLGGQANFSKLSSVQHLVPEQVLQSIIFEITEEEIEPITTEDLAVSNITATEIRIDKPFLFRVYDETLDILLLLGRVKKLPLKSELKKSNNVQCSQ